TTGTCGGCGGGGCCGTCCCACTCGGGAATCAAGGTCGAGATCTACACCATCCGAGTGAATGTTGGTGTTTTTTTCTCCATCAATGCTTGTTCTTTTTCAGATCCAAACATCACAAAAAGACAAAGAAAGCAGGACTCAGTAGGGTTTGGATCAGTATCAGGATTCGGCTGCTGCAAATCTCGCTTGTGTTTGGCTGCAGGCAAACTAACTGTGCCACAAACACAAGCCGGCCCTGGTTGGATTCGGAACCCTGCCACATGGCTCTGCTGCCTGCGACGGGGCTCGTCGCCAAGGGATCAAAGCTCCGTCCATAGGccagagaagaagaggagggacaCTGGTTGTCTTCCAAATTCCAAGACACCCCTTTGAGGTGCAGCATTGCCCTACCAACGACCAACACgacattctctctctctgcctttgGTTTCTGCTGCACGTTTCCCACCACGGATCGGCTTTCTTCCGTATAcagcccctccctcctcctcctcctcctcctcctccttggtccCCTCTCTATCCCTTCATAGCGGTTTTGGAACTGCAGATTCAGATGTCCATCTAATACCGCCATACGAAACAGACGTGTAAAAAAGAGATACGACGCGACGACAAGTCCATGGCAGCCCGCCGCGCcttgctgctggccgccgccgccgtcgcgggcgcTGGCGCCCAACTGCAGCTTCCCTGGACGACCGACGTCGGGAACACGACGTTCGGCCCGGACGGGCCGTGGCAAGCGGTGCTCGTCAAGATCAACGGCACGGGGTCGCAGATGCAAGAGGTGCCCCTGTGGCccggcggctccggcgtcTCCGAGATCCCCACCTCggacaacggcggcgcgtACACGATGCCCTCGAGCGCCGTCCGCACGGGTCGCTCGCGGGCCGCCTCGGACAAGTGGTTCAGCACCGTCTTCATGGAGTCCGAGTGGTCCGGGTTCGAGTATTGGGACGGCATGGAGCTGGAGCCGCGGTTCGGCAGCGGCACCCAAATCAAGGTCAACGCGACCTTtgtcgccgccaccaagTGGACGGGCAGCGCCCCCCTGAGCGAGACGGACTACAGACCCTCTGTCGGCATCCTGGGCTTCGCGCCCCGGAGCGAGAGGAGCGACGACACCACGGTCCCCTCcatcctcgagcagctcaaGGCGTCCGGCGACATCGACCGGAACGCCTTCAGCGTGCACGTGGGGAGCGCCGCGCTCGGCCTGCCCGGGTCcctggtcctcggcggctACGAGCGGAACAGGgccctcggccaggtcggcaCCTTCACGCTCACGGACAGCATCCCGATCATGTACCTCCACGACATCGTcctggacgtcgaggtcggcacCTCGACCTCTTACGCCGAGGGGGGCAACGGCAGCTTCTGGCAAGAGTCCACCGAGACCGGCGAGCAGTACACGAAATACGTCGGCGGAGCCCCCGGGTCCGTGGTCGTGATCCCGAACCCGGCGTCCCCGTACATCTACCTGCCCCCGGGCTTCTGCGAGGCGATCGCGACCAGCCTCCACATGACGCGCCACGAAGCGACGGGCCTGTACCTCTGGGAGCGGAGCACGCAAGCCGAGCTCTTTGTcaactcgtcgtcgtacCTCGCCTTCGTCCTCTCGGACCAGAGCGCGACGAACCTCACCATCAAAGTGCCCTTTACGCTCCTCAACCTGACCCTGGAGCCGCCGCTGGCGGAGCGGCCGGTCAGCTACTTCCCCTGCAAGTCTATGGAATCCCCCTACGGCTTCTGGCAGCTCGGCCGGGCCTTCTTGCAGGCGGCGTTCCTGGCCGTCGACTACGAGGGGGAGGTCGTGTACATGGCGCAGGCCCCCGGGCCGTACCTGGAGCAGAGCGtcgtgaagaagctggaCGGCTCGGCCGTCGAGACGAACCCGGCCCAGTCCTTCGCCAAGACCTGGCAGGATCACTGGC
The DNA window shown above is from Colletotrichum destructivum chromosome 2, complete sequence and carries:
- a CDS encoding Putative aspartic peptidase domain superfamily, Peptidase family A1 domain-containing protein, which gives rise to MAARRALLLAAAAVAGAGAQLQLPWTTDVGNTTFGPDGPWQAVLVKINGTGSQMQEVPLWPGGSGVSEIPTSDNGGAYTMPSSAVRTGRSRAASDKWFSTVFMESEWSGFEYWDGMELEPRFGSGTQIKVNATFVAATKWTGSAPLSETDYRPSVGILGFAPRSERSDDTTVPSILEQLKASGDIDRNAFSVHVGSAALGLPGSLVLGGYERNRALGQVGTFTLTDSIPIMYLHDIVLDVEVGTSTSYAEGGNGSFWQESTETGEQYTKYVGGAPGSVVVIPNPASPYIYLPPGFCEAIATSLHMTRHEATGLYLWERSTQAELFVNSSSYLAFVLSDQSATNLTIKVPFTLLNLTLEPPLAERPVSYFPCKSMESPYGFWQLGRAFLQAAFLAVDYEGEVVYMAQAPGPYLEQSVVKKLDGSAVETNPAQSFAKTWQDHWRPVYMDPSSFDANDEERLSAGGKAGVAVAGVAVTALVVFGLWFWRRKRDKGQETDAGSSSQAGSSGESFMDHGAEQKMLRVDKATELDGHTHAVELDPRTPPVEMGAPLPHEMGSHTESTRTVRHEVPTDSVVYELPTPTAPPDRAAVGK